The window GGAGTGGATGATGCGCTGGCCATTATGCTGGCAGTGACGAGCGGGCAGCTCGACATTGTCGGAATCACCACGGTTAGCGGCAATGTCTCGCTGGAGCAGGCAACCCTCAACACCTGCAAAATTCTCGAACTGCTCGGCGTATCCGGGCAGATTCCGGTCTACCGCGGAGCTGACAAGCCGCTGGTCCGCGATACTATGTTCGAGCATCGCGTACACGGTTCGGATGGTATCGGCGGTGCACTGGGCGATATGCGGATAACGAAGCAGGCAGAAGCAGAGCGGGCAGAAGACTTCATGATCCGCCAGCTACAGGAGCAGCCAGGCGAGATCACGCTGATTATGACTGCGCCGCTAACCAATCTGGCGCGTGCATTGCACAAATGCCCGGAGCTTACGCAGTATGCCGCCGAGGTCATTGTAATGGGCGGCGTCGTACAGGGCTTCGGCAATATTACGCCGACAGCGGAATACAACATGTATGTTGATCCGGAAGCGGCCAAGCTGGTGCTGGCGGCCGGGTTCCCCCGGCTGACGCTGGTCGGGCTGGATGTTACCCGCCGGGCGCTGCTAAGCGCAGATGATATACAGAAGCTGCAGATTCCGGCAATCCGTGAGTATGTGGAGGGAAGCACTGCGGACTACCGCACGCGGTACTTTGAACGAAACGGTGTGCAGGCTTGTGCCCTGCATGACCCGCTGGCAGTTGGCGTGGCGCTGAACCGCGGGTTCGTCACCGCGCACGATTACTATGTAGACGTGGAGACCCGCAGCGAGCTGTGCGACGGCCAGACGGTCTGTGATTTCCAGAACCGGCTGGGTAAGCCTGCGAATGCCGCTGTCTGCCTGGAGGTGGACGCGCCCGCTTTTCTGGAATGCTTCATTAATAGCTTGAACAAGCTTGAACCAAGAGCCTAAGAGCCGAAGAAGGACGGAAGTCATTAGAATGAACAAACGAGCCATATATCTGCTGCTGCCGGGCCTCTTGTTCCTGGCGGCCTTCATGCTGGTCCCGATTACGCTGACCATCGCCTCTACTTTCGTGCAGGACGGGAGGCTGACGCTGGAAGGGTATCTGCATTTTTTCCGCGACGGGTACTTTAACCGCATCCTGCTGACTACGCTTCGGGTAAGTGTTGTGACCACGCTGGTCTGTATGCTGCTCGGGTATCCGGCGGCTTATTATATCTCGCGGACCAGCGCCCGCAAAAAGAGCCTTCTGCTGGCGCTGTCGATCTTTCCGCTGTTGACCAGTCCCGTTGTGCGCTCCTTCAGCTGGATGATTATTCTCGGCAAAAAAGGGCTGATTAATTCCTTTCTGGTCAATACCGGACTGGTCGCGAAGCCCCTGGACATTCTCTATACACCTGCGGCCATGATGATCGGTCTGGTGCATCTGTTCCTGCCGCTGATTATTATCACTCTGCTTGGAGTGATGGAGAATCTGGATCATGAGCTGGTGCGGGCGGCACGCAGTCTGGGTGCTTCCCCGTTTGCCGCGTTCCGCAAAATCACCTTCCCGCTGACGGTGCCGGGGCTGATCATCGGCGGAATTCTGGTCTTCGTCGGCAGCCTCACGGCGTATACCACGCCAGCACTGCTTGGCGGTAAGGAACGGGTAGTATCAACCTTTCTGTATCAGAACGCGATGACGCTGAATGACTGGCAGGCCGCTTCGGTTATCGCTGTCATTATGATTGTTATTACATTTGTGGTGGTGGGGCTGATGAATGCCTGGGCCAACCGCTTAAATCCGAAGGGGTGAGAACATGAAGGAAGGGAACCGCATGCTGTCACTGTACACGCTGCTGGTCTTTATATTTTTGCTGGGTCCGCTCATCATCATTTCCATTACTTCCTTTGAGCCGGGCACCGTCCTGAAATTCCCCCCTGAGGGCTTTTCACTGAAATGGTATCAGAACATCTTCGAGGTCAGCGCATTTATGGAGACCTTCAAGACCTCGATTATCATCTCGCTGCTCGGCAATCTGCTGGCGCTCCTGGTGGGTGTGCCTGCGGCCTACGCGCTGAGCCGTTACCGGTTCCGCGGGCGGGATACGCTGAATGCGATTTTCCTGTCCCCGGTGCTGATTCCCGGCATTGTGCTGGGCTTCACGCTGCTGCGCTATCTGATTGTGGTGTACGGGCTGCCGATTGTCGCCGGACTGCTGATCGGGCATACGGTGATTATGCTGCCTTTTATTATCCGGGTGATCGCTTCGAGTCTGGAGAATTTCGATTTCGCCGTGGAAGAAGCGGCGCAGAGCCTGGGGGCTTCCAGATTGTATACGTTCTTCAAAGTGGTGCTGCCTAATATCCGTTCCGGGATTCTGGCGGCCATTCTGATCGCTTTTCTGGAATCGTTCAACAACGTGGATATATCCGTATTCATGACCGGTCCGGGGATTAGTACCCTGCCGATTCAAATGCTGACCTATGTGCAAAATTACTTCGATCCCACGATTGCCGCGATTTCGGTCATTCTCATGGTGCTGACGGCAGCGCTGATGTTCATCATTGAGCGGCTGATGGGATTCGCTTATTTCACCAAACGATAGCCTATTACATGATACGGAGGCCTAACGCAATGTCACTTTTAAGTCTTGAGCAAGTATCGGTTGCGTATGACAACCGTCTAATACTGGAGGATTTCAATCTGTCGCTGGAAAAGGGGCAGCTCCTCTCGCTGCTCGGCCCCAGCGGCTGCGGCAAAACAACCACGCTGCGGCTGATCGCCGGATTCCTGAATGCGCAAGCGGGCAATTTCATGTTTGGCGGGAAGGACTACACCAAGGTTCCGGTGGAAAAGCGGAATTTCGGTTTCGTGTTCCAGAGCTATGCGCTGTTTCCGCATCTGTCGGTCTATGACAATGTGGCGTTCGGCCTCCGGCTGCGCAAGGTGAAGGAGGCGGAGGTGAAGAAGCGTGTGACCCGGATGCTGGAGACAGTCAGTCTGGGCGGCTTCGAGAAAAGACTTCCGGCTGCCCTCTCCGGCGGACAGCGTCAGCGGGTAGCAATCGCCCGCTCACTCGTCATTGAGCCGGATCTGCTATTGTTCGACGAGCCGCTGAGCAATCTCGATGCCAATCTGCGGGTGAACATGCGGGTAGAAATCCGCCGCATCCAGCAGGAGCTGGGCATCACGACCGTCTATGTCTCCCATGACCAGGAGGAATGCTTCTCGATCTCCGATCAGGTGGCCGTCATGAACAACGGCAAGATTGAGCAGCTCGACAAGCCATCGGCGATCTTCAAATATCCGGCCAGTGAATTTGTGGCCCGGTTTATCGGGTTTGGGAACTTTATTGCTTTTGACGGACGGAATGATGAAGGTTCGGATATTGAGCTCAGCCGCGGTGCGCTGAAGTTCCTGGCGGCGAAACGGCCGGAGGGGCTGGGCAACACCGGATTACTCGGGGCTATCCGCCCTGACGATCTGCAGTTGTTTGCTGCTATGCCTGAGCCTGGTACAACCCGTAACACACTGCCCGGAACAGTGCAGATCAGCACGTATCTCGGCCGCAGCTATCAGTACCAGGTGGAGACGGAACTCGGTGTATTCACCGTTAATCAGGAAATGGAGCAGCCTTTCATTCAAGGACAGCAGGTCACGGTTTATTTTCCAAAAGAGAAGCTGGTGCTGGTGCAGTAGCGCTTCATAAGGAGCAGACATGATGATTACAGATCAACTTATACTGAACGCTAAAGTGTACAACAGTTACTATAAACGATTCGAGACAGCGAATGTTGCCGTCAAGGAAGGGCGTTTTCTCTATGTAGGACCGCTTGGTGCGGAGACATTCATTGCTGCAGAAACGATTGACGCAGAGGGGCAGTATCTGGTGCCCGGGCTAATCGATATCCACCTGCATATTGAGAGCACAATGATTACTCCGGAGACTTTCTCTTACGGCGTCCTGCAGCACGGGGTAACGACCATTGTTCCCGAGCCGCATGAAATGGCTAATGTATTTGGTGTAGAGGGGGTCCATGAGATGATCCGGGCCAGCCGGGACTGTAAGGTGGACATGTTCTACGCGATTCCGAGCTCGGTGCCGGCGACGCCGCTGGAGACAACGGGCGGCTCGATTGAAATTGCCGATATCGATGAGCTGATGGAGACAGAGCAGATGATCTGCCTGGGTGAAGTGATGAATTTCGTCGATGTGATCCGAGATCCGGACTCTAAAAGCAACCAGATCCTCCAGCATGTCCGCAGCAAGTATCCCGGTCTTGTCATTGAAGGCCATACGCCCAAGCTGCTGGACCTGGATCTGCATCAGCTGATCTTTGCCGGGATTGATTCCGATCATACCCATCAGAGCATCGAAGGCCTGACCGCGCGGATCGCAGCCGGGATGTTCATCGAGATCCAGGAGAAATCGATGACCCCGGATGTAGTGGACTATCTGATTAATCATCCGGTCAGCGAGCATTTCTGCTTCGTGACCGATGATGTGATGACCGATTCGCTGGTAGCGACCGGCCATCTGGACCATCTGGTCCGCAAGGCTATCGCTATGGGTATGGCGCCGGAGGACGCGGTCTATGCGGCTACGTTCACGCCAGCCCGGCGGATGAAGCTGGACGACCGCGGCGTGATAGCGCCGAACAAAACCGCCGATTATCTGCTGCTCTCGGACCTCAGCAGCTTCACGATTGAGGCGGTCTACAAGCGGGGCGCCCAGGTCTATGACCGCAAGCAGCCGCTGCCGCAGGCAGAACAGGAGCCGCGGTTTCCGGCTCATTTCTACCAGAGCGTGCAGCTCACGCCGCTAGCGGCCGCTGACTTCGCGGTGCCTGCGGAGCTTGCAGACGGCCGCTATGGTGCCCGCGTGATGATGGTCAACAACGTGTCCACGTTTACCGAAGAGAAGCATGCGGAGGCCGGGGTGAAAGACGGCCTGCTGCAGTGGCGGGAGAGCGGCTTCGGCCTGATCGCCACCTTCGAGCGGTACGGCAAGAACGGCAACCGTGCCTACGGCCTGATCGGCGGCGACACGATTAAGCGCGGCGCAGTTGCAACCACGTATTCGCACGACAATCATAATCTGCTTGTGGTCGGCCATAACGCCGAGGATATGGTGCTTGCTGCCAATACTGTGATTGCCGCGCAAGGCGGCTTCTGCGTCGTCTGCGATGGCGAGGTGCTTGCACTGCTTGAGCTGCCGGTCGGCGGCATTCTGACCGAAGCGCCGCTGGCTGAGACAGCGGAGCGCGTGCTTGCGCTGCGGACAGCGATGGAATCGCTGGGCTATGATCATTACAACCCGATCATGTCGATCAGCACGCATTCCCTGCCGGTCAGCCCGGCGCTGAAGATTACGGACCTTGGACTGATTGATGTCGGCGCAGGCAAGGTCGTGCCGCTGCTGTTCCCGCTTGGGGAAGAATAGAGAGTGATTTAGTGTAACCAAATATGCTGTAGAAAGGGTGTCCGAGAGGGCGCCCTTTTTAATACGGGGATTTACGAGTTCTTATCCTATGGATGTGAATGTATGGATATGAATTCTTGGAGTGATTGTACTTTCTGCAATAGAATGCTCAATATTGGGCTGAAAATCGCATTCTGCTGTATTTCGTGCAATGGAAAATCAAGATTTGGAGGTAAAGAGGCTTCTTTGCTCAATTCTGCTGTACAGAGTGCAGTAGTTTCAGTTTTCCGGTAACGAAAGGGTTCATCTGCTGCAGAAAATGCAATAGAATGCACTATCACCGGTCATTTGTGATGGATTTTTCTCGTCCAAAATGGACGTAATGCAGGGAGGGGACGAGCTATGACAGATAAAGCGATGCAGCGCCAGTTAAAGCATTCAGCAGATGAACGGGATCATTCATGCAGCAGCTACATCATACAGGCGAAGCTTTTCGCTTTTACGATTGACTTGCGTATGACACGACCCTATGATGATAAATAATATAAAAATATAAGCGGACCGTACGAAGAGGAGAGAGCGAGCAGCATGGGGATGGAGATTGAACGCAAGTTTCTGCTGCCGGAATATCCGGAGCAGCTGATTGAGGGAGGACAGCTCAAAGTGCTTACCCGGCACAGTATTGACCAGACGTATCTGGCGATTGAGGACGGGCAGGAGCTGCGGGTGCGCAAAATAACCGATCTGGATTCCGGTGAGGTTACCTTCACACACACCTTCAAGGATGGCAAGGGCATCAGCCGGAAGGAGGTCGAATACGACATCTCCGAAGGTTTATATAACCAGATGATTGAGGCCGTGAAGGCCGTGCCTCTGGTCAAAACCCGCACTACTGCCGTATGGAACGGCACCACGGTCGAAATCGATGTCTACACTCAGCTTGAGCTTACGGTGATCGAGGTTGAATTTGATTCGCTGGAGGAAGCGGAGGGCTTCACCGCCCCTGAATGGTTCGGCGAGGATGTCAGCGTAGCGAAGCAGTACAGCAACAAAACCGTCTGGAAGCAGCTTCAGCATAAGTGAGGCACGGCAGCCGTATTTTTTTCACCAAAGTTGACACGGAAGTAACGGACTTTAACGCTTAAACGTGTTAATATGTAAGATGAACTTAAGAATGAATTCAGTTTACATTCTTAAGTTCACATTCTATATATGGTATTCACGTTCTACACAGGGTAAATAAAGAGGGGTTCAGGAGGATGAGACAGGTATGGAGTATATAAGCACAAGAGGAAATGTGGAAGCTAGAGGCTTTATTGATACAGTTCTGATGGGGCTGGCGGATGACGGCGGGCTGATGGTTCCGGTGCAGATCCCGGTAATTTCCCCGGACACGCTGGAGGAATGGCGGAAGCTTAGCTTCCAGGAGCTGTTTCTGGAGATTTTCTCCCATTATACTAACGATGAAATTCCTTACGATGATCTCAAAGAAATGGTGTACACCAGCTACGGCAATTTCCGTGCGCCGGAGGTGACACCTCTTCATAAAGTGAATGATTCCTTATACGTGCTTGAGCTGTTCCATGGACCTACGTTCGCGTTCAAGGATGTGGCGCTGCAGTTTATGGGCGAGCTGTATTCCTACATTGCCAAGGTGCGGGGCGAGATTATCCATATTCTCGGGGCGACCTCAGGTGATACCGGTGCGGCGGCGATTCAGGGCGTACGCGGCAAAGCAGGCATCAAGATCTGTATCCTGCATCCGCATAATAAGGTGAGCAAGGTACAGGAGCTGCAAATGACGACTGTGGATGACAGCAATGTGCTGAATCTGTCCGTCGAAGGCAACTTCGATGATTGCCAGAAGGTGATCAAGGAGCTGTTCGCGGATCTGGACTTCAAAGGCAAATATCACCTGCGGGCGATCAACTCGATCAACTTCGTGCGTATTCTGGCCCAGACGGTTTATTATTTCTATGCTTACCTGCAAATCGAGAACAGCGGTGGAAAGAAGATCAATATCAGCGTGCCTTCGGGCAACTTCGGCAATATTTTCTCCGGCTTCCTGGCCAAAAAGATGGGGCTGCCGATCAACAAGCTGATCATTGCCACGAATGAAAATAATATCCTCGAACGCTTCGTGCTGACCGGTGAATACAAACCAGGCGGCTTTACGAGCACATACAGCCCTTCGATGGATATCCAGGTGGCGAGTAATTTTGAGCGCTATCTGTATTATTTGCTGGACGAGAATGCGGTCAAGCTCTCGGAGTATATGGCGGGGCTTGCGGCAGAGGGCAAAATTACGGTGGATGGCGAGCTGTTCACTCAGGTGCAGGCTGATTTTGCCGCGCTTGGCGTGAAGAACGAGCAGTGCCTCGAAACAATCAGCAAATATGAGCAGGAATACAGCTATCTGCTTGATCCGCATACAGCCTGCGGGATCGCGGCATATGAGGCTTTTGGCGGACCGGATGAAGTGACGGTTACTTTTGCTACGGCGCACCCTGCGAAGTTCGATGAAGCGATTGCCCTGACCGGGATCAAGCAGGAGTTCCCGGCGCCAATTTCCGCATTGTTCGAGATGCCGCAGCATATGACGGTTGTGGAGCATGACAAGGCGGCGATTGTGCGCGAGCTGCAGGCTTTTTACGGATAACTAGCGCCGGGATGTTCACTGCTTGAACCTGCTTCTGCACCCTATACGAAAGTACACGCAAAAGGCCCCGTTTCTCGAGAAGAACGGAGGCCTTTTTGGTCGTATAGCTGGAGTTAGCCTGTAACTGCGGGGGGCCCGCAGAACATCGTTACTTTTTTCACATAAATAGGCTTGCAGGATTTGTCGTAAATTCTGATTGAAAAGTGGACATACCTATCACGGAATGAGAAAATAGCAGGTAGAGAGCAGCAAAGAAGCGGAAGCGTGTCCGCGGGAAAAGAAGGAACTTATAATCATCCGGCATCAGTCGTATATTTAAAAAAAGGACGGGATCACTCATGACAATTCGTTTCGGGGTCGTAGGCACCAACTGGATTACAGACCGCTTTATTCAAGCCGGGCTGGAGAATGAGGAATTTATTCTGACAGCGGTATATTCCCGTACAGAGGAAAAGGGCCTTGCTTTTGCCGCCAAATACGCGGGAGCCGCCATCTATACCAATCTGGAGGATATGGTGTCCAGCGGAGAAGTGGATGCCGTGTATATCGCAAGTCCCAATTCGATGCATGCTGAGCAGGCGCTGATCTGCATGAATCACGGCAAACATGTGCTGTGCGAAAAACCGGCTGCCTCCAACAGCAGCGAGCTGCAGAAGATGATCGAGGCTGCGCGCAGCAATGATGTGCTTCTAATGGAAGCGATGAAATCGACCTTTATGCCGAATTTCGGCGTAATTAAAGATAATCTTTATAAGCTGGGCAGGGTACGGCGTTATTTCGCCAGTTATTGTCAGTACTCGTCCAGATACGATGCGTACCGGCAGGGAACGGTGCTGAATGCTTTTAACCCGGAATATTCGAACGGCTCACTGATGGATCTGGGGATCTACTGCCTGT of the Paenibacillus pedocola genome contains:
- a CDS encoding ABC transporter permease is translated as MKEGNRMLSLYTLLVFIFLLGPLIIISITSFEPGTVLKFPPEGFSLKWYQNIFEVSAFMETFKTSIIISLLGNLLALLVGVPAAYALSRYRFRGRDTLNAIFLSPVLIPGIVLGFTLLRYLIVVYGLPIVAGLLIGHTVIMLPFIIRVIASSLENFDFAVEEAAQSLGASRLYTFFKVVLPNIRSGILAAILIAFLESFNNVDISVFMTGPGISTLPIQMLTYVQNYFDPTIAAISVILMVLTAALMFIIERLMGFAYFTKR
- a CDS encoding nucleoside hydrolase, whose amino-acid sequence is MKGRKKVILDVDTGVDDALAIMLAVTSGQLDIVGITTVSGNVSLEQATLNTCKILELLGVSGQIPVYRGADKPLVRDTMFEHRVHGSDGIGGALGDMRITKQAEAERAEDFMIRQLQEQPGEITLIMTAPLTNLARALHKCPELTQYAAEVIVMGGVVQGFGNITPTAEYNMYVDPEAAKLVLAAGFPRLTLVGLDVTRRALLSADDIQKLQIPAIREYVEGSTADYRTRYFERNGVQACALHDPLAVGVALNRGFVTAHDYYVDVETRSELCDGQTVCDFQNRLGKPANAAVCLEVDAPAFLECFINSLNKLEPRA
- a CDS encoding ABC transporter permease, yielding MNKRAIYLLLPGLLFLAAFMLVPITLTIASTFVQDGRLTLEGYLHFFRDGYFNRILLTTLRVSVVTTLVCMLLGYPAAYYISRTSARKKSLLLALSIFPLLTSPVVRSFSWMIILGKKGLINSFLVNTGLVAKPLDILYTPAAMMIGLVHLFLPLIIITLLGVMENLDHELVRAARSLGASPFAAFRKITFPLTVPGLIIGGILVFVGSLTAYTTPALLGGKERVVSTFLYQNAMTLNDWQAASVIAVIMIVITFVVVGLMNAWANRLNPKG
- a CDS encoding adenine deaminase, whose translation is MITDQLILNAKVYNSYYKRFETANVAVKEGRFLYVGPLGAETFIAAETIDAEGQYLVPGLIDIHLHIESTMITPETFSYGVLQHGVTTIVPEPHEMANVFGVEGVHEMIRASRDCKVDMFYAIPSSVPATPLETTGGSIEIADIDELMETEQMICLGEVMNFVDVIRDPDSKSNQILQHVRSKYPGLVIEGHTPKLLDLDLHQLIFAGIDSDHTHQSIEGLTARIAAGMFIEIQEKSMTPDVVDYLINHPVSEHFCFVTDDVMTDSLVATGHLDHLVRKAIAMGMAPEDAVYAATFTPARRMKLDDRGVIAPNKTADYLLLSDLSSFTIEAVYKRGAQVYDRKQPLPQAEQEPRFPAHFYQSVQLTPLAAADFAVPAELADGRYGARVMMVNNVSTFTEEKHAEAGVKDGLLQWRESGFGLIATFERYGKNGNRAYGLIGGDTIKRGAVATTYSHDNHNLLVVGHNAEDMVLAANTVIAAQGGFCVVCDGEVLALLELPVGGILTEAPLAETAERVLALRTAMESLGYDHYNPIMSISTHSLPVSPALKITDLGLIDVGAGKVVPLLFPLGEE
- a CDS encoding Gfo/Idh/MocA family protein, which codes for MTIRFGVVGTNWITDRFIQAGLENEEFILTAVYSRTEEKGLAFAAKYAGAAIYTNLEDMVSSGEVDAVYIASPNSMHAEQALICMNHGKHVLCEKPAASNSSELQKMIEAARSNDVLLMEAMKSTFMPNFGVIKDNLYKLGRVRRYFASYCQYSSRYDAYRQGTVLNAFNPEYSNGSLMDLGIYCLYPMVALFGKPDSVKATGIMLSSGVDGEGSMVMRYPHMDAVVMHSKITDSYLPAEIQGENGTMVIDKINQPYQVKIQYRDGTVEELTLPQVFEPMYYEAYEFINLLKNGQRESTVNSHANSLAVAEIMEEARRQIGLRYASDI
- the thrC gene encoding threonine synthase; amino-acid sequence: MEYISTRGNVEARGFIDTVLMGLADDGGLMVPVQIPVISPDTLEEWRKLSFQELFLEIFSHYTNDEIPYDDLKEMVYTSYGNFRAPEVTPLHKVNDSLYVLELFHGPTFAFKDVALQFMGELYSYIAKVRGEIIHILGATSGDTGAAAIQGVRGKAGIKICILHPHNKVSKVQELQMTTVDDSNVLNLSVEGNFDDCQKVIKELFADLDFKGKYHLRAINSINFVRILAQTVYYFYAYLQIENSGGKKINISVPSGNFGNIFSGFLAKKMGLPINKLIIATNENNILERFVLTGEYKPGGFTSTYSPSMDIQVASNFERYLYYLLDENAVKLSEYMAGLAAEGKITVDGELFTQVQADFAALGVKNEQCLETISKYEQEYSYLLDPHTACGIAAYEAFGGPDEVTVTFATAHPAKFDEAIALTGIKQEFPAPISALFEMPQHMTVVEHDKAAIVRELQAFYG
- a CDS encoding CYTH domain-containing protein — encoded protein: MGMEIERKFLLPEYPEQLIEGGQLKVLTRHSIDQTYLAIEDGQELRVRKITDLDSGEVTFTHTFKDGKGISRKEVEYDISEGLYNQMIEAVKAVPLVKTRTTAVWNGTTVEIDVYTQLELTVIEVEFDSLEEAEGFTAPEWFGEDVSVAKQYSNKTVWKQLQHK
- a CDS encoding ABC transporter ATP-binding protein; translated protein: MSLLSLEQVSVAYDNRLILEDFNLSLEKGQLLSLLGPSGCGKTTTLRLIAGFLNAQAGNFMFGGKDYTKVPVEKRNFGFVFQSYALFPHLSVYDNVAFGLRLRKVKEAEVKKRVTRMLETVSLGGFEKRLPAALSGGQRQRVAIARSLVIEPDLLLFDEPLSNLDANLRVNMRVEIRRIQQELGITTVYVSHDQEECFSISDQVAVMNNGKIEQLDKPSAIFKYPASEFVARFIGFGNFIAFDGRNDEGSDIELSRGALKFLAAKRPEGLGNTGLLGAIRPDDLQLFAAMPEPGTTRNTLPGTVQISTYLGRSYQYQVETELGVFTVNQEMEQPFIQGQQVTVYFPKEKLVLVQ